A segment of the Gemmatimonas sp. genome:
TGCGCGGAGGGACACCGTCCCATCTGCCAGGACACGGGCAGCGTGGTGGTCTTCCTCAAGGTGGGCATGGACGTACGCTGGAACGCGACCCTGTCCATCCAGGAAATGGTCGACGAAGGGGTCCGCCGCGCGTACCTCCTCCCCGAGAACATCCTGCGGGCGAGCATCGTGGCTGACCCAGCCTTCGGTCGGAAGAACACGCGCGACAATACCCCGGCCGTGGTGCACGTGGAACTCGTCCCCGGCGACCAGGTCGAGGTAAAGCTGGGCGCCAAGGGCGGCGGCTCGGAGAACAAGAGCAAGTTCGCCATGCTCAACCCCAGCGACAGCATCGTGGACTGGGTGCTCAAGACCGTGCCGCTCATGGGTGCCGGCTGGTGCCCCCCGGGCATGCTGGGCATCGGCATTGGCGGCAGCGCCGAGAAGGCCATGCTCATGGCGAAGGAGTCGCTCATGGAGCACATCGACATGGCGCAGCTCAAGCAGCGGGGGCCGCAGAACAAGATCGAGGAGCTGCGCATCGAGCTGCACGACAAGATCAATGCGCTCGGCATCGGGGCGCAGGGACTCGGTGGGCTCAGCACGGTGCTCGACGTGAAGATCTGGGATTATCCCACGCACGCCGCGTCCAAGCCCATCGCCATGATCCCCAACTGCGCCGCCACCCGCCACGCGCACTTCTGGCTGGATGGCAGCGGGGTGGCGCAGCTGCCGGTGCCCAAGCTGAGCGACTGGCCCGACATCACGTGGCGCCCCGATGTGAACGCCAAGCGCGTGGATCTCGACACGCTCACGCCGGAGATCGTCGCCACGTGGAAGGCGGGCGACCGGCTGCTGCTCAACGGCAAGATGCTCACCGGCCGCGACGCGGCACACAAGCGTATTGCCGATCTGTTTGCGAGTGGGGAGGGACTCCCCGACGGCGTCGATTTCACGAATCGCGTGATCTACTACGTGGGCCCGGTGGACCCGGTGCGCGAGGAGGCCGTGGGCCCGGCTGGCCCCACCACGGCCACCCGCATGGACAAGTTCACGGAGATGATGCTGGCCAAGACCGGACTCATTGCCATGGTGGGCAAGGCCGAGCGTGGACCGGCCGGGCTCGAGGCCATCCGCAAGCACAAGGCGGCCTATCTGATGGCGGTGGGTGGTGCGGCCTATCTGGTCTCCAAGGCCATCCGCTCGTCACGCGTCGTGGCGTTCGCCGACCTGGGCATGGAAGCGATCTACGAGTTCGACGTGCAGGATATGCCGGTGACCGTGGCGGTGGACGCCACCGGCGACAACGTGCACGAAACCGGACCGTCGGTGTGGAAGGACAAGATCGCCAAGGGTCTGCCGATTCTGGCGTAACGCCGCAACGTACCCACAACTCGAAACCCGAACCTACAGCCCGGAACCGATCAGTTTCGAGGTGTGAGTTTGTGTTTCGGGTGATGAGTTTTTCTCACTTCATTCTCTCGCATGCGACACTTCACCACCGCGCTCACCGCGCTCGTGTTCGCCGCCGCCCCGCTCGCGGCGCAGCAGCCCTCCCAGTACCCCACCAGCTGGGATCCCAAGTTGCTCGAGCGCCCCGATGTGAAGTCGGCCATGGCCATGCTCGAAAAGAACTTTCCGCAACAGCTCGAGGAGTGGGTGCGCCTCACCGAGATGCCCGGCAAGTCGGGGCAGGAGCAGGCGCGCGGCGCCTACGTGAAGGCGGCGTTCGAAAAGGAAGGACTCAAGCCCACCGTCGACTCCATCGGCAACGTCGTGGCTGTCCGCAAGGGAACGGGGGGCGGCCCGACCATCGTCATCATGGCGCACATGGACGTGGTCTTCCCCAATGACCCCCCCAAGAAGGTCCGACGCAGCGGCGATACGCTCTTTGCGCCCGGCGTGGGTGACAACACCGCCTCCGTGGGCAACATGCTGGCCACGCTGCGCACCATGAATGCCACGAAGTTCACGAGCAAGGGCGACATCGTCTTCATTGGCACCACGCAGGAGGAGCTGGGGCTCAAGGGCGCCGAGTACTGGCTGCGCACCAACCCCCGCCCCGACCTGCTCATCGTGCCTGACGGCGCGTTCGGCAGCGTGGCCTACGGCGCGCTGGGCATCTACTGGACCAAGTACGTGTTCACCGGTCCTGGCGCGCACACGCTCGCGTCGCGCGGCCGGCCGACACCCGTGCGCGCCGTCGCGGCCGCCATTGATCGGCTGTACCAGCTGCAGTTCCCCGCCCTCCCCGATGGCGCCGTGATGAACATCGGGCAGATCCATGGCGGCAACATCTTCAACGCCGTCCCGCAGGAACTCTACTTCACGGTCGACCTGCGCAGCAGCGACCCGGTCCTGCTCGACTCCCTCGATCGCACCATCACGCGTGTCACGCAGGAGGTGGCGAACGAGTACAAGGTCGGGTTGCGTGTCGAGATCGAGCAGAAGAACCAGGCGGGTGGCACCGAGAAGCAACTGGCCGGCGCTCGTGCGCACCCGCTCGTGCAGACCGCCATCGACATCAACCGGGCACTCGGCATCAGTACCGGCATGCCCGGGGCCATGGAAGCGGTGGCCACCGGCGCCACCGACGCCAACCCGGGGGTCGTGCGCAAGATCCCCTCCATTGCCATCGGTGGCTCGAAGGCCAACGGCGCGCATCAGCTCACCGAATACGCACTGGCCTCGACCGCACTCCCCAGCACCAAGCTGCTCTATCTGCTGACCGCCACCTTCGCCGACGGCGTGAAGGTGGTGCCGCCCGCCAAGATCGTTCCCTGAACGCCATGGAGCACGGCCGGCGCCTCGTCCTCGGCCTTCTCCTTCCGGCAGTACTGGCCGGCACCCCGGTCGCGGCGCAGCCCACGCCACCGTCGGTGCCGGCCGCGGCGCACGGCGCGGCCCACACGAGCGTGCGCACGCTCCTGTGGGCCGTCGACGGACTGAGTTACGACGCGTTCACGGAAGCGCGGCGCCGTGGGCTCTTTCGCGCCTTCCCGCACGCCGGCCGACACGTGGCGCCCTACCCGTCCATGAGTCATCCGGCCTGGACCGAGGTGATGGGCGCGAACCGGGTGTTCGGCACCCGCGGCACGCTCCGCTCCGTCGAAGCGAGCTGGTTCGACCTCGACGCCATGCAGGTGAGCGACGACCCGCGTCAGGTCTTTGCGCGACAGGCGAGCCCGTTCAACTACATGCGCGCCTTCGACTGGTTCTTCGATCCCATCACCGAGCCCCTCATGTACTTCGAGGGAGATCGGCTGGCCGATCGGGAGCTCGCCGACGCCGAGCGCGATGTACTGGAGCGTTTCACGGGTGACCATCACGTGGTGTTTCTTGGGGGCGCCGACGCCATCGCGCATACCCACCTCGGTGGCCTGCACCGCTATCTCACGCGGCTCGACGCCATGATGACGCGCGTGAGCGATTCGCTGGCGGCGCGGGGTGACACGGCGGTGCGGCAGTTCATCGTCTCCGACCACGGCAACGCGGGAGCCTTTCGCGAAGGACAGCCGGAGCGCCGGCTGACCCCCGTGTCGCTCGATGCGGCGCTGCGCCGCGTTGGGCTCGTGCAACGAGATACGGGGCGCCTCACGCGCGCCAACGAGGTGAGCGTCGTCACGCTGGCGCTGGCCAGCATGGTCAATGTCTATTTCGCCGACCTGCAACGCCGCCGCGCCTTCGCCAACGCCGCGCTGCGCCTGCCGGGAGTGGAGCTGATCACCTGGCTCGAGGTGGGTGCCGATGACCGCTTCGTGGTCATCAGCAGCGCCGACCGCGGCGAGGCCCAACTGCACTGGCGGAGCGACGGCGCCGTGCAGTACCGGCGCGTGACCGGGAATCCCCTCGCCATCCCCGATTCACTTGTCTCGCAGGACGGCGCGGCGCGCTGGGTACCCGACGCGGTTATGCGTGCCGCCACCATGGCGGGGCCGTACCCCGACGCGCCGTTTCGGCTCATCCGCAGCGCCGACAAGCAGGTGGAGAACGCCCCCGATGTCGTGGTGAACCTGCGCGATGGCTACTGCTGGGCCGGATCGCTGGGGCGATTCGTGCAGATGGTACGCACGCACGGTGCCCTGAGTGCCCGCTCCACGCTCGGACTCGTCGCCAGCACGCACACCGTGGTGCCCGCCTACATGCGAAGCCACGAAGTGCTGCAGGTGGCCGGCCTCTCCGAGCACCAGCTCTTTCACCGGGCGCTGGCCCACGCGCCGCACGACGCCGGGGCCGTGGCCGACAGTCTCGCCTCGGCGCCGCGGCAAATCGCCACCGGTCGTGACGACGACAGCCCCGATGCCGTATTCCTGCGCCGGGTCAGGCCCATCACGCTCTCGGCGGAATACTTCGATCAGGAAACCGCGCGCGCGCTGGCCGCCGCCGTGCGCCCAACCGCAACCGCGCAGGCGGCGCGCCGACGGGCCGTCGATCGCACGCGCACGGCGCTGCGACAGACCCGCGTCGTGGACGGCGTCACCGGTCATGTCGACACCCTGCTTGCGCTCTTCGACCCGCTCCCGACTTCGCTGAACAGCGACAGCCTCACCCGCCTGCTGGAGCGCACCGAAGCGCGGCTGCGCGGCATTCCGGAGTTGGCGCCGTTGGCCGCACTCCGCGACGTGTGGCGTGCCCCCGCCGCACGCGCAGCACCACGCGGGTCAGCCCCAAACATCGCGACCGCAGGGGCCGGTGACGCGCTGCGTCGCGCTACCATGGCCGCGTGGACGCTGCCGTACTACCTCGACGCCGTACTCACGGCGCCGGAGTCCGACTCCATCACCGACCCGCGCGACGTGGCCTTCGCGCGGCAGTGGCACCACGAGCTGCGCCCCCGCCTGCACCGCGGCATCGCCCCGCTGGCACTCGACAGTACGCTCCCAGCGCGTCTTTTCGGGGAGGTCTTCAAGGAGCGTGAACTGCTGCGACAGGTGGAGCAGCCCGCGGTCGCCACACTGTACGATGCGCCCGTCCCCGATGTGGCCCTGGTGTACGTGCCAGGGATCTTCGGCGAACTGTTCGACGACGAGATCTGGCGACGCGGCGTACGCAGCGTGCGGGAGCAGCTGGGGATGCGTACCATCACGGCCTTCACCGATGGCCGATGCAGCACCAGCGACAATGCCAACACCCTGCTGCAGCAGCTACGCGACGACACCGAGCGCCGTCTCGCCCGCGGGTATGCCCGGCCACGTTACCTGCTGGTGGGCTACTCCAAGGGCGGCCTCGACGCCCTGCACGCCCTCGCCCGTGACCCCCATTTTGCCGAACGTCAGGTGGCGGCGGTGGTGACGATCGCCACGCCGCATGGCGGCACCCCGGTGGCCGAGCGGGCAGACCTGCCGGATGCCCTGCTGCGCACGGTCATTGCGCGCCCACGCGCCGCCATCTGCGACACCAGCCGCGCCGTCGCGTCGCTGTGGCCCGCCACACGCGCCGTCTTCTGGGGCAGCGAAGGGCGCGGTGTGGTGACGCAGGTCCCGGTATACACGCTCGCGCTGCACGCCGACATGCGCGAGGCACACCCGTGGATGAAGCTCACCAAGCGCATCGGGCGCTTTGCCGAGGAGAACGACGGCGTCGTGGCGCGCAGCGCCGCGCGAGTGCCCGAGGGGCTGCCATCGGTGCACCTCGGCGACCTCCGGGGTGACCACATCGCGGCGCGCAGCGCGTCCGCCTTTCCGCAGGAGAGCGTCCTGGAAAGCATCGTGCTCACGCTCAATGAGCTTGGCGCGTTGGCACCGGGGGCCGACAGCGCATGGCGTCGCATCACGGCCGCGCGCATACCCACCGCCGTTGCCGCACCGGTACGGCCTGCAGCCGAAGCGCGCCGCGCTCCACAGCGTCTCCCCTCCGGTCGTTCCGAGTGGCACACCGCCCGTACCTTTCGCATGAATCAGCTCGAGGCGCTGACCGGGGGCCCCGCCGTGGAGGCCACGGGTGCGTTGCTCCCCCTGGGCATCGACATGCGCTGTGACCACGACGACATGACGAGATTTCGGGAGGAGTACGAGTTCGTCTACGATGCGGGAAACGGCGGCAGCGAAGGCAGTGCCACCAACGGCTTCTCCATCACCACGGCGGACTCCGAGAGCGGGCGGGCCTGCCGACTGCGCACCAGGCGCAGCGCGATGAAGATGACCACGGTGGCCTTTCGCTTTGCCCCGGCGGCGTTTCCACGCCTGTCGCTGCGGGTGCGCGTGGATCGCGCGGTAACGGGCGTCGCGCCGGACAAGGGTGGCCGCGGGCGCAACGACGCGACGTTGAAGCTGTGGTATGTACTGCGCGACGAGCGCCCTGGCGGCAACGGTCGGCGACTGCTGTTCGGTTACACCTGGGCCGGACGCGACGCCACCGGAGCCACGCCGGCTGCCGACTCCCTGGTGGAAGGCGGCGCCTCACGTCGGCGGATCGGGTTCTCGGTACTGCCGGA
Coding sequences within it:
- a CDS encoding fumarate hydratase, whose protein sequence is MTTITQTDFIQSIADALQHISYYHPLDYIHALADAYEKEQSPAARDAIAQILTNSRMCAEGHRPICQDTGSVVVFLKVGMDVRWNATLSIQEMVDEGVRRAYLLPENILRASIVADPAFGRKNTRDNTPAVVHVELVPGDQVEVKLGAKGGGSENKSKFAMLNPSDSIVDWVLKTVPLMGAGWCPPGMLGIGIGGSAEKAMLMAKESLMEHIDMAQLKQRGPQNKIEELRIELHDKINALGIGAQGLGGLSTVLDVKIWDYPTHAASKPIAMIPNCAATRHAHFWLDGSGVAQLPVPKLSDWPDITWRPDVNAKRVDLDTLTPEIVATWKAGDRLLLNGKMLTGRDAAHKRIADLFASGEGLPDGVDFTNRVIYYVGPVDPVREEAVGPAGPTTATRMDKFTEMMLAKTGLIAMVGKAERGPAGLEAIRKHKAAYLMAVGGAAYLVSKAIRSSRVVAFADLGMEAIYEFDVQDMPVTVAVDATGDNVHETGPSVWKDKIAKGLPILA
- a CDS encoding M20/M25/M40 family metallo-hydrolase yields the protein MRHFTTALTALVFAAAPLAAQQPSQYPTSWDPKLLERPDVKSAMAMLEKNFPQQLEEWVRLTEMPGKSGQEQARGAYVKAAFEKEGLKPTVDSIGNVVAVRKGTGGGPTIVIMAHMDVVFPNDPPKKVRRSGDTLFAPGVGDNTASVGNMLATLRTMNATKFTSKGDIVFIGTTQEELGLKGAEYWLRTNPRPDLLIVPDGAFGSVAYGALGIYWTKYVFTGPGAHTLASRGRPTPVRAVAAAIDRLYQLQFPALPDGAVMNIGQIHGGNIFNAVPQELYFTVDLRSSDPVLLDSLDRTITRVTQEVANEYKVGLRVEIEQKNQAGGTEKQLAGARAHPLVQTAIDINRALGISTGMPGAMEAVATGATDANPGVVRKIPSIAIGGSKANGAHQLTEYALASTALPSTKLLYLLTATFADGVKVVPPAKIVP
- a CDS encoding DUF3047 domain-containing protein; this encodes MEHGRRLVLGLLLPAVLAGTPVAAQPTPPSVPAAAHGAAHTSVRTLLWAVDGLSYDAFTEARRRGLFRAFPHAGRHVAPYPSMSHPAWTEVMGANRVFGTRGTLRSVEASWFDLDAMQVSDDPRQVFARQASPFNYMRAFDWFFDPITEPLMYFEGDRLADRELADAERDVLERFTGDHHVVFLGGADAIAHTHLGGLHRYLTRLDAMMTRVSDSLAARGDTAVRQFIVSDHGNAGAFREGQPERRLTPVSLDAALRRVGLVQRDTGRLTRANEVSVVTLALASMVNVYFADLQRRRAFANAALRLPGVELITWLEVGADDRFVVISSADRGEAQLHWRSDGAVQYRRVTGNPLAIPDSLVSQDGAARWVPDAVMRAATMAGPYPDAPFRLIRSADKQVENAPDVVVNLRDGYCWAGSLGRFVQMVRTHGALSARSTLGLVASTHTVVPAYMRSHEVLQVAGLSEHQLFHRALAHAPHDAGAVADSLASAPRQIATGRDDDSPDAVFLRRVRPITLSAEYFDQETARALAAAVRPTATAQAARRRAVDRTRTALRQTRVVDGVTGHVDTLLALFDPLPTSLNSDSLTRLLERTEARLRGIPELAPLAALRDVWRAPAARAAPRGSAPNIATAGAGDALRRATMAAWTLPYYLDAVLTAPESDSITDPRDVAFARQWHHELRPRLHRGIAPLALDSTLPARLFGEVFKERELLRQVEQPAVATLYDAPVPDVALVYVPGIFGELFDDEIWRRGVRSVREQLGMRTITAFTDGRCSTSDNANTLLQQLRDDTERRLARGYARPRYLLVGYSKGGLDALHALARDPHFAERQVAAVVTIATPHGGTPVAERADLPDALLRTVIARPRAAICDTSRAVASLWPATRAVFWGSEGRGVVTQVPVYTLALHADMREAHPWMKLTKRIGRFAEENDGVVARSAARVPEGLPSVHLGDLRGDHIAARSASAFPQESVLESIVLTLNELGALAPGADSAWRRITAARIPTAVAAPVRPAAEARRAPQRLPSGRSEWHTARTFRMNQLEALTGGPAVEATGALLPLGIDMRCDHDDMTRFREEYEFVYDAGNGGSEGSATNGFSITTADSESGRACRLRTRRSAMKMTTVAFRFAPAAFPRLSLRVRVDRAVTGVAPDKGGRGRNDATLKLWYVLRDERPGGNGRRLLFGYTWAGRDATGATPAADSLVEGGASRRRIGFSVLPEARLINIGGPDAEGRWVSVERDFAADVQRAYPGIPLSALRVIAITVQSDSDDSRGETDVLLERLAMLPPNP